Proteins encoded in a region of the Clostridium butyricum genome:
- a CDS encoding CarD family transcriptional regulator, translating to MFKIDDYVIYGGNGVCKVTDVGVPEISRFDSEKEYYTLEPVYENGRIFAPVDNEKVVMRKVLTRQEADDLIGTIPSVEVNWIDNMKERDHEFKDIIQHYDCIGFVKIIKTIIEKKREYSSDGKKLSVSDANYLKRAQEYLSGELAIALNIPKDTVNNYIENRLKCM from the coding sequence ATGTTCAAAATTGATGATTATGTTATTTATGGGGGCAATGGTGTCTGTAAGGTGACTGATGTTGGGGTTCCTGAAATAAGTAGGTTTGACAGTGAAAAGGAATATTATACTCTTGAACCTGTATATGAAAATGGGAGAATATTTGCACCTGTTGATAATGAAAAAGTTGTAATGAGAAAGGTACTAACGAGACAGGAAGCAGATGATCTTATTGGAACTATTCCATCTGTAGAAGTAAATTGGATTGATAATATGAAAGAAAGAGACCATGAATTTAAGGATATAATACAACATTATGATTGCATTGGATTCGTAAAGATAATAAAGACTATAATTGAAAAGAAAAGAGAATACAGTTCAGATGGGAAAAAACTATCTGTAAGTGATGCAAACTATCTAAAGAGAGCTCAAGAATATCTAAGCGGTGAGCTTGCAATTGCCTTAAACATACCTAAAGACACAGTTAACAATTACATAGAGAATAGATTGAAATGCATGTAA